One genomic window of Quercus lobata isolate SW786 chromosome 9, ValleyOak3.0 Primary Assembly, whole genome shotgun sequence includes the following:
- the LOC115961673 gene encoding zinc finger CCCH domain-containing protein 57-like produces the protein MGLCNFNSFDCYFILRFWRDLIAILIVFIFLGDCKFKSNCKYHHPKNRNVKSPPCALSDKGLPLRPEQNICSHYSLYGICKFGLACKFDHPIDPPSSPMTGVDQHSSYGISVTTENAGVAGSGSGSGSDATLQQPE, from the exons ATGGG ACTATGTAATTTTAATTCATttgattgttattttattttgaggtTCTGGAGGGATTTGATTGCTATTTTAATTGTGTTTATTTTCCTTGGGGATTGTAAGTTTAAATCTAATTGCAAATATCACCACCCTAAGAATCGGAATGTGAAGTCACCCCCATGTGCTCTCAGCGACAAGGGCCTTCCTCTGAGACCT GAGCAGAATATATGTTCACATTATAGTCTATATGGCATTTGCAAGTTCGGGCTGGCTTGTAAATTTGACCATCCGATAGATCCACCTTCTTCACCTATGACTGGAGTTGATCAGCATTCTTCCTATGGTATCTCTGTAACTACAGAAAATGCTGGAGTGGCTGGGAGTGGAAGTGGAAGTGGAAGTGATGCTACCCTGCAGCAGCCTGAgtaa